The following coding sequences lie in one Indicator indicator isolate 239-I01 chromosome 2, UM_Iind_1.1, whole genome shotgun sequence genomic window:
- the PSMB1 gene encoding proteasome subunit beta type-1, with amino-acid sequence MLSTAGFVDCRPEMDYRLGAPKQYRFSPYTFNGGTVLAIAGEDFSIVASDTRLSEGYEIHCRDSPKCYKLTEKTVIGCTGFHGDCLTLTKIIEARLKMYKHSNNKTMTTGAIAAMLSTILYSRRFFPYYVYNIIGGLDEEGKGAVYSFDPVGSYQRDSFKAGGSASAMLQPLLDNQIGFKNMQNVEHVPLTLERALQLVKDVFISAAERDVYTGDALKICIVTKDGIKEETVQLRKD; translated from the exons ATGTTGTCTACGGCTGGTTTTGTGGACTGCAGGCCAGAGATGGACTACAGGCTTGGCGCGCCCAAGCAGTACCGCTTCTCCCCCTACACCTTTAACGGAGG GACTGTGTTGGCAATTGCTGGAGAAGACTTTTCTATTGTTGCCTCTGACACGCGACTGAGTGAAGGTTATGAAATTCACTGCCGGGACAGTCCAAAATGCTACAAACT aacagaaaaaacagTCATTGGATGCACTGGTTTCCACGGTGACTGCCTTACCCTTACTAAAATTATTGAAGCAAGATTAAAG ATGTACAAGCATTCCAATAACAAGACCATGACTACTGGGGCTATTGCAGCAATGCTCTCTACAATTCTGTATTCTCGACGTTTCTTTCCTTACTATGTGTACAACATAATTGGTGGACTTGATGAAGAAG GGAAGGGAGCAGTATATAGCTTCGATCCAGTGGGTTCATACCAGAGAGATTCTTTCAAAGCAGGTGGATCAGCAAGTGCCATGCTGCAGCCCTTGCTCGATAACCAG ATTGGCTTCAAGAACATGCAAAACGTGGAACATGTACCTCTGACCTTGGAAAGGGCTTTGCAGCTGGTTAAAGATGTCTTTATTTCTGCAGCTGAGAGAGATGTGTACACTGGGGACGCGCTTAAGATTTGCATTGTCACAAAAGATGGAATTAAAGAGGAAACTGTCCAATTACGAAAAGACTAA